GCCTCTCTATTTTCTGCAGCCTGTCCTTGATCATTTGCTTAACATCTATAGCCTGTGGACATAGAACAATAACCTCAGCAATacagtgtatttttaaaatccttcttaTTATCAAGCAAAGTTAacctgagaaaatacaaaatttagttttcaaatcATGGTTGTATTTATTAAGGGGCATTCAAACCAACCTTGTTCTatgtaaaaacacataattGCCCACTTTGTAAAATCATGAATTAACCGATTAACCACATTTTCCACAAGTTACAACAACATCTGATCATTACCAGACCTGTAAAATCAATGAATTACAGAAATGGAACCCATCTAACAACATAAATTAGGCTAAATCATCTCAAAACACTCTGGTAccctaaactaaactaaaattcaagaacatgaaaaataaagtctCTGACATCTACCAGTCTGGAAAGTGTTAAAAGTCATTTATAAACCTTTTCAACTCCTGAGTCCATAAGTGGGAATCAAAATTATTCCAAAAGCTCATCAAATACTCATTCAAGAGGTCCAAAGACagaacatgaaataattttccagtATTTTTGACCGCCTAAAATCCTGCAACCCTCACCTGCCTCAGCTGATGTAAGTGTTCATACATGGAAAAACATTCTGTACTAacaagacaaaagtaaaatttctgtaaAGGTGGTTATTCTGTTAGTTCTGGCAGGGAACTAACACAGCCTTTCAGAAAAAGAAGCATCATATTATTACCAATGTAGTGTTGGTAGTATGATGACCTGGGGCTGCTTTGCTGATTCTGGACTTGGAGGACTTTTCAAAATTGCTAGCACCATAAATAAGCTCTTTATAATCCTAACAGAAAAGGTCTACCCATCAATTTATAGTCGTAAGCTACAGCGGACTTCATTGTTCAGGAGAACAATAATCCTTACAACATCTACAGGTCAACCCTGGAATGTTGCTAAATTAAAGTAATTCTGCAAAGAAGCTTGGGCCAAAATTCATCCACACCATGAAAAACACTGACTGCTGCTTATTGAATATCCTTATTGAAATAGATGTGCGAAGAATGGAAGaaccaaatattaaatttaaggAGTAATTACTTTTCTAATATATACCCAGGTAGGTGTTGTTATAGctttttttatgtgatgaatAAAGTTATCAGAAAATAAGTGTCACAAACAAAGCAGAGACACAAGAGAATTGTGTTGAGGCAAGTACTTTCTCACATGTCTGTACACTTGATGTTTTGGACTAATCAATGTGTAATATAAGCAAAAAAAGTACCTTCTCTTCTTCTGGTGGTTTCTGAGGTCGTGCTGTTCTATAATTTTCGGAAATATCTGCCAAAATATGGTTGACACTGAGGTCAGGCGTTTTGGCAAACAATCTTCTACAGTCAGGGCAGTATTTGGATTGGCGTTGAGTCCAGAACTGGCTGAGACAAGTCAAGCAGAAGCTGTGTCCACAGGGGATGGTCACTGGGTTGGTGAAGATGTCTCTGCAGAGGAGGCACAAAAAGTGCTTCTCGGGGAGGAGGCAGATGGAAGAATCTGTCATCTGCAAAGAATGATTACATGTTTGACAAGAAATAAGGTACAATATCGTaacaaatataatatattttcacaACTGTAAATTGGTTACACTATGAACCCATAGATCTTGTTTCTCAAGGTATTTAATTAtcctaaagtttttttttcttttggtacaATGCTAAATCAGAAGTAATTAGTCAGAAATGGGAACATACTTTGCAGTATATCAAGATGAGTAAGCAAGATATCCCGTAAGCTCAGAGGCACTGACAGCATAAATGAAGAATATAATTTTAGGTTTTACATGTTGAGCTGAAACATACCCCTTTGACTGTCTTCTCTTCCTTGGTGCTCATTGTCACTCCCAATTGTATTCGCGTTTTCTGTGATCTTGGTTCAGATAGATTAGCTGAGAAAGGAAGCAGAAAAGTATGTAGTCAAACAGGTAACTACCAAAGATATTAGTCTCCCTGTAAAACTGAAACTTCTAGGAATcggttttgattttctttgagtAGTCTCTCCCTGTTTTATTACGCTGTGATAACAAAGTAAACCCTTGTTATATAAGAGGCTCATAAAAAGCTCAAAGAACTTACATAAAGGATCATAAAGTCAATTTtttagataaaagaaaacaatcttaAAAATGCTTGACATAAATGCAGTCTTACCTTCCGCTCTTTTCCACAAAGCAAACTTTTCCACAGAGAAACTATTAAATTGAGGTAAGAACAGAAGAATACTGAACCTTTTTGTTCTGAACAGGTGTGCTCAGCTGTGAGTGTTATCAAGGAGAATGGGCAGGTCTTTGTAGGGAATGGCAAACATGAGCAAGCTTTAACTCCACCTCTTATGGTACTGAGCCGTTCCTTAACTCATTGCACAACAAGGGACTGAAGGTGGTTCAACATACTGAGTGTTCACGTGTCAACAACAAACAATATACTGTTCAATCAGAGTTGAgtgaataatttttattcaccacaatattttaaatttagacaCCACCAACAGATCCTTGAAgtatctaaataaaacaaatacatcttTTTGCACGAAAAgccttaaaacaaataaagcatttaTTGCAATCAGATCAACTTAATtcgagaaaaatgaaaaaattcaacactttatttgaataCATGTCTTTGTTCTTATTGCAGACatattaaaattgaaaaataattgttcagCAAAATCACCATTTTCATTCCTCTTTACATAGTCTTAGTAGATTGTTCAGATTTCTAGGACATATCTCTGTGTCCAGATAGGTCCAGATATCTCTATGTTTGGATCATTAtggtttgtttaatttatgctGGAggacactgaaataaaatgtattttaaagaattcATAATGCCACGCACACAAGGTTATAAGTCATTTAGAAAGACAGacaagcccacagcatcacataTCCTCCATGGTGGGCATGGAGTGGGATGTTATATGGGCCCATAGTTGCCTGTCAAACCTGTGAAAACTAAGTGAAAAGCAATCAATGTTCTAAGAAATACCTTTCAAAGACTTTcaaaataggtaaaaaaaaaaaaaaatgcttaaacaaACTGAGGCATCAGAAGAAAGCctcaatcaaaacaaaacatgatgaaTGAGAAATGACTCCATGTGTTTCAACTTCGGCACAAATAAGcaaaagccaaacatttatttctacacAGAAAAATTAAGTAATCATCCTGTCATGTACGAGGAACTGCAAAGAAACGGTTAATGAAGATAGAATTAAAATTGAGTCTAGCTGGTGGGGCAACTCTGTTCTCCATATGCTTGATTGCCACATGAGCAGTTCCGCCTGCAGATCCACCAACCACCCCACCTATAACACCATAAAGAACTATTCCTCCCACCCCCTCAATAGATCCAAAAAGTGCACCAATCACGGCCCCCACAACTAAACCAGTCCCCAGCCCTCTGGCCAGGGATGTTCTGAGCCAACCGTTATCAAGCTCTGCCTTAGCCTGAATCTCTGCACGTACATTGGCGATGTAGGCATCCTTCTGAAAACACAACTCCTCTGGCATATACTGCTGCTCCATCTCATTCCATGTTCGCTTTATCTCCTCTGCCTTCTGTTTCCTGAGccttttctcctccttcctcaCACTGTCCTCTGCCGTTTGGAAAGTTCTGCTGGAGAAGTGTCCCCCTCCCAACGAAGCCACCATCAACTCAATCTTTCGCAGAAACTCCTTGTCCTGGCTTCGATCTCTCCAGTTCTTCTTGAAAACATGAAAGCGCCCGCCATACTTCTCAATCAGTTCTCTCAGATACCATTCAGTCTTCTTCACCCTGTTTTCCAGAGAAGCTCCATCCAAATTTCCTTCATAGGCAAAGAGAACCATGCAGTGTTTCAGGCAGTTTGCTCCAAAGCGTCTTTTTAGCAGCCAAGGAGTTTTCATGTCATTTGGGGAGATTTTCTCAATGTCAAAGGCAACAAGAAAGGCATGGGGACCAGGTATAACTAAACACTTAGACCTCCTGAGCTCCATCTTCCTCTTTACATGAGTTATATCCTTGTCATACATATTTGGTCCGTTGACCACTGCTACTGGTCGACCAGACAGCTCTCCCTTGTTCTTCACACTTGCAGAAATACTGATAACATCCTTTGAAAAAGCCTCCTTTCCAAGTATAGCATTGGTTAGTTGGAACTGAGAGGGTCCGCTGCTACCGACCACCAAAAGCCTCAGTTCCTTTGGAGATCCTGTCAAGATAGGAGTCTGAGATTTAATTTAGCTTCAAATAATGCTATGAATTGAAGTTTTAGCTGTAAATTTAAACAATTCAAAAGGaataaatagaaacatgttGCTTAGTTCAATCTCTTTCCTAATACTAAAACTAAACATCTAGTTTCATCTGCATTTCTACAGTATTAAATGTAAAGTCTtacctttctttcttttatccaTTTGACTCTGATTCATTCTCTTAAGGGggtttaaataaacatgatcACTATGTATCTTGTGCGCAGTGAAAATGTATCTGTGTCCTTTGCTCTTGTCTGTTTTAGTCTGCCTCTGTTGGGTATCAGATTTGATATTGGCTGGAAAATATCCTCAGGGTCAGAAACCAACAGTGAGCTCATCCACATTTATTGGCgtgtcaaataaaaatctttgtttaattatttaatacattttcctgttttgtatCATGTGgtgtaattatttaatacattttcctgttttgtatCATGTGGTGGAAATCATATGGTATGCCAAAGAGTTTAGGAATATTTCAATTgttggtgtttgttttcttattacttatttattttttaaaaagcttattttctgtttgattattGATCTTTTCTCTGTAATGATATAAATGGTTTGATCTTAACCTGGGACCAGCTGATGCTTGAAAATTCCAATAAAGTGAACTCAATAACTTAGTAAATGTagcaatatttttatataaataataaaaaaaaattatttagcagaaataaattgGTCATCAATGCAACCATACGTATTTCAGTTTGTATCATTTAgttagttgttttaaaatgcagcCAACATTTGCtctaagttaaaataaatttctaaaatCTAAACAATTTTAGATATTAGATCTAACATCTATTTTGTTAGAGGTTAGATATCTAACAAAATTATACAATTTTTGTGGCATCTATACCTGTCATGTTTGAATACTTGGTAAACAAGTACCTTCTTATTTGAAGGCATAAGGATTACTTAATACATGATGTTGGAAAATCCAAccttaaattacaaaacaaaataaaaataaataaataaaatgtgcaatttgCATTGTAATGGTAACTCTCGTCTAAGATCAAATAATTGGGTTTAATACTAAAActagtattttttaacaaaagaaatgaatagAGTTACATAATCAAACAGTCAGGATAAAACATGAGTCACAGCAGGAGAAAGCGTGAATTCGGTTCGATAAATCGCCCCCTACATTAAAGGATGGTTATTTGAACACATAAATAAGTTTTGTTCTGGTAAAATAGCGCCTCCATGTGATAAAACTGCAGAACATACCAAAATTTATTTGACGTATTTCCTGTTTAGACAGACGTCACACCCTCTAAAACAATGGACGGAAAAGCATGTTTATATTGATTATTTGTGACATGGTTGTCATAACAACCGGTGTTGTAATGGAACGTTGTAGGATGGTGTGATCAGACAGCTAAATTTGTTAGCAGGATGATCACACACATGTTCCGTAAAGCCAGTTGCTTCTCACCGGGGCTGCGTCGCTTTTCTGGCCTGAAAGTGACGGAACATGTGCCCGAGAGTCCAGCTTCCCCTCGTCTCACTGAACAGGCGTCATTATATGTGCACGTAAGCTACATCTTATCCTTTAGCCGAGTTAGTTATCGGGGCCTAGCA
The DNA window shown above is from Xiphophorus couchianus chromosome 16, X_couchianus-1.0, whole genome shotgun sequence and carries:
- the LOC114159773 gene encoding GTPase IMAP family member 7, translated to MYDKDITHVKRKMELRRSKCLVIPGPHAFLVAFDIEKISPNDMKTPWLLKRRFGANCLKHCMVLFAYEGNLDGASLENRVKKTEWYLRELIEKYGGRFHVFKKNWRDRSQDKEFLRKIELMVASLGGGHFSSRTFQTAEDSVRKEEKRLRKQKAEEIKRTWNEMEQQYMPEELCFQKDAYIANVRAEIQAKAELDNGWLRTSLARGLGTGLVVGAVIGALFGSIEGVGGIVLYGVIGGVVGGSAGGTAHVAIKHMENRVAPPARLNFNSIFINRFFAVPRT